A section of the Oryza sativa Japonica Group chromosome 1, ASM3414082v1 genome encodes:
- the LOC4327369 gene encoding uncharacterized protein isoform X1 — protein MDDGGGGGGGDSSPASYIRLVQHLIEKCICYNMNKEECMETLEKHANIKPVITSTVWKELEKENSEFFATYKKGQGEEPAESKSSSSSQEAAGSKRSGGDDD, from the exons atggacgacggcggcggcggcggcggcggcgactcgtcGCCGGCTTCGTACATCAGATTG GTGCAGCATCTGATCGAGAAGTGCATCTGCTACAACATGAACAAGGAGGAATGCATGGAGACGCTGGAGAAGCACGCCAACATCAAGCCCGTCATCACCTCCACCG TGTGGAAGGAGCTTGAGAAGGAGAACAGCGAGTTCTTCGCCACGTACAAGAAGGGCCAAGGAGAGGAACCAGCGGAGAGCAAGAGCAGTAGTTCTTCACAGGAAGCTGCTGGTTCCAAGAGATCAGGCGGAGACGACGACTAG
- the LOC4327367 gene encoding UDP-glucuronic acid decarboxylase 1 isoform X1 has translation MKQLHKSSPTHAPAAAHAPASKASKASRPGPRSWVGYLLREQRLLFVLLGALIASSFFLLRPYLFSLSPSSHVPDRRPLFSFASHTSSASGVPPGFRPPPRRVVVTGGAGFVGSHLVDRLLEQGDSVIVVDNFFTGRKDNVAHHLRNPRFELLRHDVVEPILLEVDRIYHLACPASPVHYKYNPIKTIISNVMGTLNMLGLAKRIGARFLLTSTSEVYGDPLEHPQKETYWGHVNPIGVRSCYDEGKRTAETLTMDYHRGGGVEVRIARIFNTYGPRMCLDDGRVVSNFVAQALRRQPMTVYGDGKQTRSFQYVSDLVAGLMALMEGDHIGPFNLGNPGEFTMLELAQVVKETIDPMATIEFKPNTADDPHMRKPDITKAKHLLRWEPKVSLREGLPLMVKDFRQRILDE, from the exons ATGAAGCAGCTCCACAAGTCGTCCCCCACccacgcgccggcggcggcgcacgccccGGCGTCCAAGGCGTCCAAGGCGTCCCGCCCCGGGCCCCGATCCTGGGTCGGCTACCTCCTCCGCGAGCAGCGCCTCCTCTTCGTCCTCCTCGGCGCCCTGAtcgcctcctccttcttcctcctccgcccctacctcttctccctctccccgtcCTCCCACGTCCCCGACCGCCGCCCGCTCTTCTCCTTCGCCTCGCacacctcgtcggcgtcgggcgTGCCCCCCGGgttccgcccgccgccgcgccgcgtcgtcgtcaccggAGGGGCCGGGTTCGTTGGCAGCCACCTCGTCGACAGGCTGCTGGAGCAAGGGGACAGCGTGATCGTGGTGGACAACTTCTTCACCGGGAGGAAGGACAACGTCGCGCACCACCTCCGGAACCCCAGGTTCGAGCTGCTCCGCCACGATGTCGTCGAGCCCATCCTGCTCGAGGTGGACCGGATCTATCACCTCGCGTGCCCCGCGTCCCCTGTGCACTACAAGTACAACCCCATCAAGACGATCATATC CAATGTCATGGGAACCTTGAATATGTTGGGTCTGGCAAAGCGAATTGGTGCAAGGTTCTTGCTAACTAGCACAAGTGAAGTTTATGGAGATCCACTTGAACATCCACAGAAGGAGACTTACTGGGGGCATGTTAATCCTATTG GTGTTAGGAGCTGTTATGACGAGGGGAAAAGAACAGCAGAGACTTTAACCATGGACTATCACAGAGGTGGTGGTGTTGAG GTGCGCATTGCTCGCATTTTCAATACATATGGCCCTCGAATGTGTCTAGATGATGGCCGTGTGGTTAGCAATTTTGTTGCCCAG GCATTGCGTAGACAGCCTATGACAGTTTATGGTGATGGAAAACAAACTAGAAGTTTTCAGTATGTTTCTGATCTG GTTGCTGGACTGATGGCTCTGATGGAGGGTGATCACATTGGCCCTTTCAACCTGGGAAACCCAGGAGAATTCACCATGTTGGAACTTGCACAG GTTGTGAAGGAAACAATTGACCCAATGGCAACAATTGAATTCAAACCCAACACAGCTGATGATCCTCACATGAGAAAGCCAGATATTACCAAGGCCAAGCACCTGCTACGTTGGGAGCCAAAGGTCTCTCTCAGGGAAGGTCTTCCCTTAATGGTGAAGGACTTCCGTCAAAGAATTTTGGATGAGTAA
- the LOC4327366 gene encoding caffeoylshikimate esterase, whose protein sequence is MAMDQYSENIKYDEEFFVNSRDNKLFTCRWTPHKQEPKALIFICHGIAAECGVSMRDTAARLVRAGYAVYGIDHEGHGRSSGQRCYIPNFGDIVSDCANFFTSICEKPENREKKRFLYGISMGGGVALLLHRKEPTYWDGAVLLAPMCKIPDDMRPHPIAVSALKMVCAVAPSWRIIPTPDIIDKVCKDPEMRKQVRSNPYIYRGKLPLKTCHELLMVSLDIEKNLHEVTLPFLVLHGGDDIVTDPSVSKLLFEEASGRDKTFKLYPGMWHALTAELPDDVERVYSDIISWLDERSDCAGSVPETF, encoded by the exons ATGGCCATG GATCAGTACAGTGAGAATATCAAGTATGACGAG GAGTTTTTTGTGAACTCCCGTGACAACAAGCTGTTCACCTGCAGATGGACACCGCATAAACAAGAACCAAAAGCTCTGATCTTTATCTGTCATG GAATCGCAGCAGAGTGCGGCGTATCGATGAGAG ACACCGCCGCTCGATTGGTGCGAGCCGGATATGCCGTTTACGGGATTGATCATGAAGGCCACGGTAGATCATCTGGTCAGAGATGCTACATACCAAACTTCGGTGACATCGTCTCAGACTGCGCAAACTTTTTCACGAGTATTTGCG AGAAGCCGGAGAACAGGGAGAAGAAGAGGTTCCTGTACGGCATCTCCATGGGTGGAGGCGTGGCGCTTCTCCTCCACAGGAAGGAGCCAACCTACTGGGATGGCGCCGTCTTGCTTGCTCCTATGTGCAAG ATTCCTGATGACATGCGGCCTCACCCGATCGCGGTCAGCGCTCTGAAAATGGTGTGCGCTGTGGCTCCTAGTTGGAGAATCATACCCACACCGGAcataattgacaaagtttgtaaAGATCCAGAGATGAGAAAGCAG GTTCGCTCAAATCCGTACATATACAGGGGAAAGCTCCCACTGAAGACCTGTCATGAACTCCTGATGGTCAGCCTAGACATTGAGAAGAACCTGCATGAG GTGACACTGCCGTTCTTGGTCCTACACGGCGGAGACGACATCGTGACCGATCCTTCGGTGAGCAAGCTGCTGTTCGAAGAAGCATCAGGCAGGGACAAAACTTTCAAGCTTTACCCTGGGATGTGGCATGCTCTGACGGCTGAGCTTCCTGACGATGTCGAGCGTGTCTATTCTGACATCATCTCCTGGCTGGACGAAAGGTCGGATTGTGCAGGCAGTGTTCCTGAAACTTTCTGA
- the LOC107276207 gene encoding probable pectate lyase 4, with product MGDSNELVLDAMQRPCKLLKRSPWSLLNSTASAGASHRHPWRESCSCRTPPRTPRCASWPVRPRASAATPSAASTATSTTSRPSRARTLTHTSLFIFHLPASNNVANGSRSPDDGDGSLREGCRRREPLWIVFDVSGTIHLSTGLRVSSYKTIDGRGQRVTLSGKGLQLRECEHVIVCNLEVEGCRGHDADAVAVKPGSRHVWIDRCGLRGCGDGLLDVTRGSTDVTVSRCRFSAHDKAVLIGGSAGHVEDRAIRVTIHHCLFDGTRQRHPRVRFGRVHLYNNYTRGWGIYAVCASVESQIVSQCNIYEAGEKKKVFKYMIEQAADRDQSSTGFIRSEGDLFLNGAEECTAQDSEAAADELWDFKIQELDFYQSCSVQPASMALKELLECFTGWQPVPLPEDTCLEEETDSAPADTTA from the exons ATGGGAG ATAGTAACGAGCTCGTGCTGGATGCAATGCAACGACCCTGCAAACTCCTAAAACGCTCT CCATGGAGCCTCCTCAACTCGACGGCCAGTGCGGGGGCGAGCCACCGGCATCCGTGGAGGGAGTCGTGTTCATGCCGTACGCCACCGCGGACTCCTCGCTGCGCGTCATGGCCGGTCAGGCCGAGGGCTTCGGCCGCCACGCCATCGGCGGCCTCCACGGCGACGTCTACCACGTCACGACCCTCGAGGGCACGTACACTAACACACACAAGCCTATTCATATTCCATCTCCCTGCATCTAACAACGTAGCAAATGGGTCTCGATCTCCAGACGACGGGGACGGGTCGCTCCGGGAGGGTTGCCGGAGGCGCGAGCCGCTATGGATCGTCTTCGACGTGTCGGGCACCATCCACCTCTCGACGGGACTGCGCGTGTCGTCGTACAAGACCATCGACGGCCGCGGGCAGCGTGTGACACTGTCCGGCAAGGGGCTCCAGCTGCGGGAGTGCGAGCATGTGATCGTCTGCAACCTGGAGGTGGAAGGGTGCCGCGgccacgacgccgacgccgtggcGGTGAAGCCCGGGTCGCGGCACGTGTGGATCGACCGGTGCGGCCTCCGCGGCTGCGGCGACGGCCTCCTCGACGTCACCCGGGGCAGCACGGACGTGACCGTGTCCAGGTGCCGCTTCTCGGCGCACGACAAGGCCGTGCTGATCGGCGGCAGCGCCGGCCACGTCGAGGACCGTGCCATCCGGGTGACCATCCACCACTGCCTCTTCGACGGCACGCGGCAGAGGCACCCGCGCGTCCGCTTCGGCAGGGTGCACCTCTACAACAACTACACCAGGGGCTGGGGCATTTACGCTGTCTGCGCCAGTGTCGAGTCACag ATTGTATCCCAGTGCAACATTTACGAGGCAGGGGAGAAGAAGAAAGTCTTCAAGTACATGATAGAACAG GCGGCAGACAGAGACCAGAGTTCAACTGGGTTCATCCGGTCTGAAGGCGACCTGTTCCTGAACGGTGCAGAGGAGTGCACTGCTCAGGATTCAGAAGCTGCGGCAGATGAGCTGTGGGACTTCAAGATTCAGGAATTGGATTTCTACCAGTCTTGTTCCGTTCAGCCGGCGTCAATGGCGCTCAAGGAGCTACTGGAGTGCTTCACCGGCTGGCAGCCAGTTCCGCTGCCGGAAGACACTTGCCTCGAAGAGGAAACTGATTCTGCTCCTGCTGACACTACTGCTTGA
- the LOC4327365 gene encoding ankyrin repeat-containing protein NPR4: MSLEIHEEEGGGTAAAAAVKVMTVSGSGKRGRYVRQVTGRHNDTDLHVAARGGDAGALRRALDEAAAAVATGEGREALEEVRRAVAAEPNEAGETPLVAAAERGHLEVVRELLRHLDAEGVAAKNRSGYDALHVAAREGRHAVVQEMLLHNRLLAKTFGPANTSPLISAATRGHTEVVKLLLELDDFGLVEMAKDNGKNSLHFAARQGHVEIVKALLEKDPQLARRNDKKGQTALHMAVKGTNCDVLRALVDADPAIVMLPDKNGNTALHVATRKKRAEIVAVLLRLPDTHVNALTRDHKTAYDIAEALPLCEESSEIKDILSQHGALRSRELNQPRDELRKTVTEIKKDVHTQLEQTRKTNKNVHGIAKELRKLHREGINNATNSVTVVAVLFATVAFAAIFTVPGGNANNGVAVVVQAASFRIFFIFNAIALFTSLAVVVVQITVVRGETKSERKVVEVINKLMWLASVCTTISFIASCYIVLGRHFQWAALLVSLIGGITMAGVLGTMTYYVVKSKRMRKIRKKEKMSRRSGSSSWYDNTELSETELNQVYAL; encoded by the exons ATGTCGCTCGAAATCCATGAAG aggagggaggaggtacggcggcggcggcggcggtgaaggtgaTGACGGTGTCGGGGAGCGGGAAGCGGGGGCGGTACGTGCGGCAGGTGACGGGGCGGCACAACGACACCGACCTGCACGTGGCGGCCCGCGGAGGGGACgccggggcgctgcgccgcgcgctggacgaggcggcggcggccgtggccaccggggaggggagggaggcgctggaggaggtgcggcgggccgtggcggcggagcCCAACGAGGCCGGGGAgacgccgctcgtcgccgcggcggagaGGGGGCACCTGGAGGTGGTAAGGGAGCTGCTCAGGCACCTCGACGCCGAGGGGGTCGCCGCGAAGAACAGGTCGGGGTACGACGCGCTGCACGTCGCGGCGAGAGAAGGCCGTCATG CTGTTGTGCAGGAAATGTTACTTCACAATAGGTTGCTTGCCAAGACCTTTGGGCCTGCGAATACTAGTCCACTTATTTCAGCAGCTACGAGGGGTCACACCGAAGTTGTCAAATTGTTACTAGAACTAGATGATTTTGGATTGGTGGAAATGGCTAAAGATAATGGGAAAAATTCCTTGCATTTTGCTGCTCGACAAGGGCACGTTGAAATTGTTAAAGCATTACTCGAGAAAGATCCTCAGCTAGCAAGAAGAAATGACAAGAAAGGTCAAACAGCCTTGCATATGGCTGTAAAAGGAACAAACTGTGATGTGCTTAGAGCACTTGTCGACGCTGATCCAGCAATTGTAATGCTGCCAGACAAAAATGGAAACACCGCCTTGCATGTAGCAACAAGGAAAAAGCGAGCAGAG ATAGTTGCTGTTCTCTTGCGATTACCAGATACCCATGTCAATGCACTAACCAGAGACCACAAGACTGCGTATGATATAGCTGAAGCCTTGCCACTCTGTGAGGAGTCTTCTGAAATAAAGGATATTTTATCTCAGCATGGCGCACTCAGATCTAGGGAGCTGAATCAGCCTCGAGATGAGCTCCGAAAAACAGTGACAGAGATCAAGAAAGATGTCCACACACAGCTGGAACAGACAAGAAAAACGAACAAAAATGTGCATGGGATTGCTAAGGAACTCAGAAAGTTGCACAGAGAAGGCATCAATAATGCAACGAACTCTGTAACTGTTGTTGCAGTACTTTTTGCCACGGTAGCCTTTGCAGCCATATTCACTGTGCCTGGTGGAAATGCCAACAATGGAGTTGCGGTTGTTGTTCAGGCAGCCTCCTTTAgaattttcttcatcttcaatgCTATAGCTCTGTTTACATCATTGGCGGTGGTCGTAGTTCAGATAACGGTTGTCAGGGGAGAAACTAAGTCTGAGAGGAAGGTTGTTGAGGTGATCAACAAGCTTATGTGGCTGGCATCAGTTTGCACTACCATTTCTTTCATTGCCTCTTGCTATATTGTGCTAGGCCGCCATTTCCAATGGGCAGCACTACTAGTTAGTTTGATAGGTGGCATCACAATGGCTGGTGTTCTGGGTACAATGACATACTATGTGGTGAAATCAAAGCGCATGAGgaagataagaaaaaaagagaagatgtCAAGAAGAAGTGGATCTAGCTCCTGGTATGATAATACTGAGCTCTCAGAGACTGAGCTTAACCAAGTGTATGCCTTGTAA
- the LOC4327368 gene encoding ruvB-like protein 1 — translation MRIEEVQSAAKKQRIATHTHIKGLGLDANGAAIGLASGFVGQAAAREAAGLVVDMIRQKKMAGRALLLAGPPATGKTALALGISQELGSKVPFCPMVGSEVYSSEVKKTEVLMENFRRAIGLRIKENKEVYEGEVTELSPEEAESTTSGYGKSISHVIIGLKTVKGTKQLKLDPTIYDALIKEKVAVGDVIYIEANSGAVKRVGRCDSFATEYDLEAEEYVPIPKGEVHKKKEIVQDVTLHDLDAANAQPQGGQDILSLMGQMMKPRKTEITDKLRQEINKVVNRYIDEGIAELVPGVLFIDEVHMLDIECFSYLNRALESPLSPIVILATNRGICNVRGTDMTSPHGIPVDLLDRLVIIRTETYGPTEMIQILAIRAQVEEIEIDEESLAFLGEIGQQTSLRHAIQLLSPASVVAKANGREKISKADLEEVSGLYLDAKSSARLLQEQQERYIT, via the exons atgaggatCGAGGAGGTGCAGTCGGCGGCGAAGAAGCAGCGCATCGCCACCCACACCCACATCAAGGGCCTCGGCCTCGAC GCCAATGGGGCGGCGATAGGGCTGGCTTCGGGGTTCGtggggcaggcggcggcgcgggaggcggccggcctggTGGTCGACATGATCCGCCAGAAGAAGATGGCCGgccgcgcgctgctcctcgccggcccgcccgccaccggcAAGACGGCCCTCGCTCTCGGCATCTCTCAGGAGCTAGGTAGTAAG GTCCCCTTCTGTCCTATGGTGGGATCAGAAGTGTATTCCTCAGAGGTCAAGAAAACTGAGGTGCTGATGGAAAATTTCCGTCGAGCTATAGGCTTGcgtataaaagaaaataaagaggtTTATGAAGGAGAG GTTACTGAACTTTCGCCAGAAGAAGCTGAGAGTACAACAAGTGGATATGGAAAAAGCATTAGCCATGTAATCATAGGTCTGAAGACTGTAAAAGGGACTAAGCAGCTGAAGTTAGATCCTACAATTTACGATGCTTTAATAAAGGAAAAG GTGGCAGTGGGTGATGTTATATACATTGAAGCTAATAGTGGTGCAGTGAAAAGAGTTGGTAGATGTGATTCTTTTGCTACAGAATACGATCTTGAAGCTGAGGAGTATGTTCCGATTCCCAAAGGAGAGGTCcataagaaaaaggaaatagTGCAG GATGTTACACTTCATGACCTTGACGCTGCAAATGCTCAACCACAAGGAGGCCAAGATATTTTGTCCCTTATGGGGCAAATGATGAAGCCACGAAAGACTGAAATCACTGACAAGCTTCGGCAAGAAATCAATAAG GTGGTCAACAGATATATTGATGAAGGAATTGCAGAGCTTGTACCTGGTGTTCTGTTCATTGATGAG GTCCACATGCTAGATATTGAATGCTTCTCTTATCTTAATCGTGCTCTGGAGAGCCCATTATCACCAATTGTGATACTTGCGACAAATAGAGGAATATGTAATGTAAG AGGAACTGATATGACAAGTCCGCATGGTATACCAGTTGATCTTCTAGATCGATTGGTGATTATTCGAACAGAAACATACGGTCCCACTGAGATGATCCAG ATTCTTGCTATTAGAGCACAGGTAGAAGAGATTGAGATCGATGAAGAAAGTCTTGCATTTTTAGGAGAGATCGGACAACAGACATCTTTGAG GCATGCTATTCAGCTGCTATCACCTGCCAGCGTAGTTGCAAAGGCTAATGGGAGAGAAAAGATCAGCAAG GCCGATCTTGAGGAAGTCAGTGGTCTGTACTTGGATGCTAAATCGTCGGCGCGTCTCCTTCAGGAGCAGCAGGAAAGATACATCACCTAA
- the LOC4327367 gene encoding UDP-glucuronic acid decarboxylase 1 isoform X2, protein MKQLHKSSPTHAPAAAHAPASKASKASRPGPRSWVGYLLREQRLLFVLLGALIASSFFLLRPYLFSLSPSSHVPDRRPLFSFASHTSSASGVPPGFRPPPRRVVVTGGAGFVGSHLVDRLLEQGDSVIVVDNFFTGRKDNVAHHLRNPRFELLRHDVVEPILLEVDRIYHLACPASPVHYKYNPIKTIKTNVMGTLNMLGLAKRIGARFLLTSTSEVYGDPLEHPQKETYWGHVNPIGVRSCYDEGKRTAETLTMDYHRGGGVEVRIARIFNTYGPRMCLDDGRVVSNFVAQALRRQPMTVYGDGKQTRSFQYVSDLVAGLMALMEGDHIGPFNLGNPGEFTMLELAQVVKETIDPMATIEFKPNTADDPHMRKPDITKAKHLLRWEPKVSLREGLPLMVKDFRQRILDE, encoded by the exons ATGAAGCAGCTCCACAAGTCGTCCCCCACccacgcgccggcggcggcgcacgccccGGCGTCCAAGGCGTCCAAGGCGTCCCGCCCCGGGCCCCGATCCTGGGTCGGCTACCTCCTCCGCGAGCAGCGCCTCCTCTTCGTCCTCCTCGGCGCCCTGAtcgcctcctccttcttcctcctccgcccctacctcttctccctctccccgtcCTCCCACGTCCCCGACCGCCGCCCGCTCTTCTCCTTCGCCTCGCacacctcgtcggcgtcgggcgTGCCCCCCGGgttccgcccgccgccgcgccgcgtcgtcgtcaccggAGGGGCCGGGTTCGTTGGCAGCCACCTCGTCGACAGGCTGCTGGAGCAAGGGGACAGCGTGATCGTGGTGGACAACTTCTTCACCGGGAGGAAGGACAACGTCGCGCACCACCTCCGGAACCCCAGGTTCGAGCTGCTCCGCCACGATGTCGTCGAGCCCATCCTGCTCGAGGTGGACCGGATCTATCACCTCGCGTGCCCCGCGTCCCCTGTGCACTACAAGTACAACCCCATCAAGACGATC aAGACCAATGTCATGGGAACCTTGAATATGTTGGGTCTGGCAAAGCGAATTGGTGCAAGGTTCTTGCTAACTAGCACAAGTGAAGTTTATGGAGATCCACTTGAACATCCACAGAAGGAGACTTACTGGGGGCATGTTAATCCTATTG GTGTTAGGAGCTGTTATGACGAGGGGAAAAGAACAGCAGAGACTTTAACCATGGACTATCACAGAGGTGGTGGTGTTGAG GTGCGCATTGCTCGCATTTTCAATACATATGGCCCTCGAATGTGTCTAGATGATGGCCGTGTGGTTAGCAATTTTGTTGCCCAG GCATTGCGTAGACAGCCTATGACAGTTTATGGTGATGGAAAACAAACTAGAAGTTTTCAGTATGTTTCTGATCTG GTTGCTGGACTGATGGCTCTGATGGAGGGTGATCACATTGGCCCTTTCAACCTGGGAAACCCAGGAGAATTCACCATGTTGGAACTTGCACAG GTTGTGAAGGAAACAATTGACCCAATGGCAACAATTGAATTCAAACCCAACACAGCTGATGATCCTCACATGAGAAAGCCAGATATTACCAAGGCCAAGCACCTGCTACGTTGGGAGCCAAAGGTCTCTCTCAGGGAAGGTCTTCCCTTAATGGTGAAGGACTTCCGTCAAAGAATTTTGGATGAGTAA
- the LOC4327369 gene encoding uncharacterized protein isoform X2 — MDDGGGGGGGDSSPASYIRLHLIEKCICYNMNKEECMETLEKHANIKPVITSTVWKELEKENSEFFATYKKGQGEEPAESKSSSSSQEAAGSKRSGGDDD, encoded by the exons atggacgacggcggcggcggcggcggcggcgactcgtcGCCGGCTTCGTACATCAGATTG CATCTGATCGAGAAGTGCATCTGCTACAACATGAACAAGGAGGAATGCATGGAGACGCTGGAGAAGCACGCCAACATCAAGCCCGTCATCACCTCCACCG TGTGGAAGGAGCTTGAGAAGGAGAACAGCGAGTTCTTCGCCACGTACAAGAAGGGCCAAGGAGAGGAACCAGCGGAGAGCAAGAGCAGTAGTTCTTCACAGGAAGCTGCTGGTTCCAAGAGATCAGGCGGAGACGACGACTAG
- the LOC4327462 gene encoding probable membrane-associated kinase regulator 4 — translation MARHGPQSHDQPLQEEDYIDMDLSSPAAAEAVTASARASLLCYSTAMAASPQNSREFEFHMSAPVDKWEPAASPADELFYKGKLLPLHLPPRIQMVEKLLESAAEKGLLSASTAPATPYQSCNASPANSCYVSGELNAEHYFHECTSAGIGAAEEAAACEKKPWSKKLKFIRHLNLGLKLKASKAYIKTIFATKAGNPDGKTGTPSANELSNAQFKSWRKNPFGQIRSNRYIASPISNSVTLGGRLKEDECGHRRSFSSVIIRYSSSNKTSSASSSSCSSSNSSSSILSSTDSGVGPVLRRSSSASSEMDNPIQGAIAYCKRSQQLASVRKSASDAGFRFMSSSASRIAAESEDPDDIIEICGR, via the coding sequence ATGGCGAGACATGGCCCTCAAAGCCATGACCAACCACTCCAAGAAGAGGACTACATAGACATGGACCTGAGCTCACCTGCAGCGGCAGAGGCGGTGACTGCCAGTGCCAGAGCAAGCTTGCTCTGCTACAGCACAGCCATGGCAGCCTCCCCACAAAACTCAAGGGAGTTCGAGTTCCACATGTCGGCTCCGGTTGACAAGTGGGAGCCCGCGGCATCACCAGCCGATGAGCTCTTCTACAAGGGCAAGCTACTGCCGCTCCACCTTCCACCACGCATCCAGATGGTCGAGAAGCTCCTCGAGAGTGCAGCTGAGAAGGGCCTCCTCTCCGCGAGCACTGCCCCAGCAACGCCATACCAGTCGTGCAATGCATCACCGGCAAATTCATGTTATGTCAGTGGAGAGCTCAATGCTGAGCATTACTTCCACGAGTGCACATCAGCTGGTATTGGTGCTgctgaggaggccgccgccTGCGAAAAGAAGCCATGGTCCAAGAAGCTCAAGTTCATCAGGCATCTCAACCTTGGCCTCAAGCTCAAGGCATCAAAAGCTTATATCAAGACAATATTTGCCACTAAAGCAGGCAATCCAGATGGCAAGACTGGTACACCTAGTGCAAATGAGCTCTCCAATGCGCAGTTCAAGTCTTGGAGGAAGAACCCATTTGGCCAGATCAGAAGCAACAGGTACATAGCCTCGCCTATCAGCAACAGTGTCACACTTGGAGGGAGGCTTAAAGAAGATGAGTGCGGCCACAGGAGGTCCTTCTCCAGCGTCATTATTCGATACTCATCATCAAACAAGACATCCTCAGCGTCATCATCGTCATGCTCTTCATCAAATTCATCCTCCTCCATACTAAGCTCCACTGACTCTGGTGTGGGGCCAGTGCTCAGGAGGAGCAGCAGTGCAAGCTCAGAGATGGACAATCCAATCCAGGGAGCAATAGCATACTGCAAAAGGTCACAGCAACTGGCCTCGGTGAGAAAGAGTGCAAGCGATGCAGGTTTCCGTTTCATGTCATCATCAGCGTCAAGGATAGCTGCAGAGTCTGAAGATCCAGATGATATAATTGAGATTTGCGGACGATGA